A stretch of DNA from Natrinema halophilum:
AGTGATCGGCCGCGACCCCGTCAGTCGCCACCAGTCGCCAAACGGACAGCGGCCGCGAACTGTCGACACGCATTTGGGGGCCGCGACGGAGTATGGCGTATGACCGAATACACCACGGTGTCGATCCCGAAGGACCTCGCGGACCGCGTCGAGGAGACGATCGAAGGCACGAGCTTCCAGAGTACCAGCGATTTAGTCAGATTCCTGTTGCGCAGTATCGTCATCCAGCACCAGAAAGAGGGCCAGCTCACCGAGGCGGAGTTCGAAGAGATTACCGAACAGCTCCGCGGGCTCGGCTACCTCGAGTAAGCCGGCGACAGGAGGCGGTTTCCCACTGTAGTCGGCAGCCGCCTCCGGGCAACGCGACGATCGTTTTTCCACGCAGTGGCAGGCCGGTGCTTTTCCCGCTCGAGCCGGATAGCTCCTCTTGGAGGGCCGAGATGCATGCCCCACATCCCGAATTTCCCGGCCGACGACGCTGACGACGAAGGGCGCGATCGGTCACCCGGCAGCATCATCGACCGGATCATCGGCGACGACGAGTTTCCGGTATCGGCGAAGAGCTCCAGTAGTTGTTGAAATGATTCACCCACCCCTCGCACTGCTGCGGCCAGCGAGTACTCGCTGGTCGCGAATTCGCCAGTGAGGTGTGCAATGACGTTCAACGACTGCTGTAATGGACACCCGCTCGATTCGAATTTTTTCGCACGCGAGAACGCGACGACGAAGCGAACGATGGCCTCGGTTCGATCACCGCTCGAACCGACGTGGACCAGCGTGTCGCCCGTCAATGGAGGTTCTGATGAGACGGCCCGATGGCGATTGCGGTGACGGATCAATCTATCAGCATTGGCGTCGATAGGGCATCCGTCAGCGATCTGTCTGCGAGGTCAGTCTGTCAGCGATTGCCCCGGTGGTGCGGCGTCGATGATTTCGAGCGGTTGCCGAACCCCGCTTCTATCAAACGCGGCGAATGAGCGTTCATCGGGTCCCCAGGGGGGAACGGCGACGAAGATAACTTCGGCTAGGTCGTCCCGTTTCGTCACCTCGAGTTCGCCGACGGGATGTGAGACGAAGCGGCCCTGTGCCTGGCGGGCAGGCGTCGAAAGGTCGACGCCGAAAACGGCGTTGACAGGGTTGTCGGTGGTCGGCAAAAAGAAGTCCGTGAAAACCGGCGTTTCGGGGGGAAGCGCGCTCGCGCCCTCGAGTTCGCTTGCGGCGGTAACTGAAACGCCGGTCGTCAAGGGGGATGGATCGGCATCGCTGGCCAGGTCCACCAGGACCTCGACGAGCGCGCGAGTTACGTAGACCACACCACTGCTTGGAGTGCGCGATAGTTAGATGTATGCCACGCAAAGTTACGTCTCGATACCTCGGTCGCCCGGTCTCTCAGATCGGCAGCATCTCGCGAGCGGTCGACGCGTACAGCCTGGGGGCGCCCCGACGTGAGCGAGCGAGTGCGTTCTCGAGAGCCCGGGCGGCGTCGTCCATCACACCGGCACCGTGTCCCACGAGGACGCGCTCGGGTGCAACGCCACGAAGGGGCCTCCGAGGTGGTTTCAGCCGCAACGCTGGGTGGACGCCGAGCGTCTCGTCGCCGGCCAGGAAGTAGTCCACGGTTCCGACCGTTTCGGGAACGACGAGCGTTCCGTCGGCCGGATTATAGAGGGCGACTTCCTGCCAGAAACGATTGTCGACGACCGTCAGCGATCGGATGCCGGTATCCGAGAGTTCGTCGTCGAACCGGGCGACCGCAGCGTCGACGTCCTCGGTAACGCCCTCGAAGAACTCGGGAAGGTAGACGGGGACGTCGTGACGGTCGGCGACGGCAGCTGCGTCGCGTTTGTGCCGGTCGAGCGCGACTACGACGCCGGCGACGTCGCCAAACTCGTCGAACAGATCGTCGATTCCATCGGCGTCGACGGGGTCGATCACCCAGACGTCGCCGTCGACGGCGAGCGCGTGGCTCGCACGTTGCATCGTTTCGTCCGGGTGGGCGATCCAGCCAACGCCGCCCTCGAATCGGTCGATTTCACGGAATTCGCTCGCTCGCTCGTCGACGCGGAAGCTCATACTGGTATGCTACGCCACGACACTGCATAAATATAGGTAAACGGTACCACCCCGAGAAACAGTTTTCCGAGCGTGGACAGACCGGTTGCCGCCGACTCGCTTTCGTGCTGTCCACCGATATCGTCGCGAAACAGCGTGGGCCGACTTTCCAGCGACGCTTCTATATCGCTTCTTCGCATACTGCCGTGCATGTTATCCGACCTTTCCTGGCTGGCACTCGAGGCCAAGTACCTCGAGCCGGCGAGGACGTTCTACGAGGAGGAATTAGGTCTGACCGTCGGCGAGCGCGGAGACGACGAGCTCGTCTGTGCGGCAGGCGAGACCGATCTCGTGTTGCGGCGACCCCAAACCCTCCCGCGCGGCGGGATACATACGCACTTCGCGTTCGCGATCCCGGAAACCGAGTACGACGAGTGGTGGGATCGACTCGCGGAAACGTACGACCTCGAGGAAGCACAGTTCGGCCCCGCACGATCGCTGTACCTGTACGATCCCGACGGCAACTGCGTCGAGATCGGTCAACAGGACGTCGCCGGCCCGGGGATTGACGGGGTTTTCGAGGTCGTTCTCGAAGTCGAGGATCTCGATCGCGCGACGGAGTTCTACGAGTATCTGGGATTCGAAATCGTCGACGAGGGCGACGACCGCAAGCGCGTTCGACTCCACGGCCCGATGGCGCTCGAACTCTGGGAACCCCACCTTGGAATCGCCGACGCTCGCGGTGGTGTCCACGTCGACCTCGGGTTCGAAACGGACGACCCCGTCGCGGCGCTCGAGGCTGTGGGCGATCGAGTTCAGTCGGTCGAACGGGAGACGACCGACGAAGTCGTCGTTCGGGATCCCGACGGTCATTTCCTGACGTTTATATCCTGACGCTACCCCCGGCGTTCCCCGCGTCGTAGCGGCCCCGCGACCGACTTGCGCGCCGGCGACCGACAGCGACCGTTCGCCCACTCTGTGCCCTCGCCTCGGGGCAGTCGTCGATCGATCCGTGGCCGCGATCTGAACCGGTCGATCGAGGGGACAGTGATTCCAGCGAGAACGTACCCTGGAGCCCTATTACCGTTCCTCTCGAGAGATACCAAACGGCTATCCAGAATGAGACGTCGAGCAGGTGGGCTGACAACGACGCTGGGAACGCAGCGCCAGATTCGGGTGCTCTTTCTGGGAGTGCTCGTCCTGAGCGGTGCAGCAATCGCCTACGGTGCGACAGTCGAGACCAGGACGGGACCCGGAGAGGTCGTCCGATCCGCGCCGGCGGCGCAGAATCACACGGTCATCACGCAATCGGGGCGAGTCGGTAACGTTCTCGCCTACGCACCGAACGGAAGCCTCGTCTATGCAAACGATTCGCACACGAAATACTACGACGTCGACCCGGTCGCGAACGAATCGATGACCGTCGAATACGTCGCAACGGACACGCTGTACCAGAAGAGTCCCCGGTGTCAGGATCCGCCGTGTGCTCGTAACGTCATCGAACGGCTGAACCTCTCGACGGGCGAAACGACCGAGGTCTATGCCCAGTACGTGTACCGGGAAACCGCCGGCGAGTGGCACGACGCCGACCGAATCGACGACCGACACGTCGTCGTCGCCGACATCGCCGCCGACCAGGTGTTCATGGTCGACACTGCGACCGAAATGATCGAATGGACGTGGGACGCCCAGAGCACTTTTCCCGTCGACGGCGGTGGCTCGTACCCCGGTAACTGGGTACATTTGAACGACGTGGAGGTGCTCGAGGACGGGCGCGTAATGGCCAGTCTCCGAAACCAGGATCAGGTCGTTTTCATCGACCCGGAGACCGGAATCGCTGAAGACCGGACACTGGGCGGGGATGGCAACCATACGATCCTAGACGAACAACACAATCCGGACTACATTCCAGCGTCACGCGGCGGCCCAGCCGTCGTCGTCGCGGACTCCGAGAACGATCGCGTACAGGAGTTCCAACGCGAAGACGGCAGGTGGAACCGCACCTGGGTCTGGTCCGACGATCGAATGCAATGGCCGCGGGACGCCGATCGGTTACCGAGCGGCAACACGCTCGTCACCGATACTGACGGAGAGCGAGTACTCGAGGTGAACCGGAGCGGCGATGTCGTCTGGCAGGTCGAACTCCCCCATCCGTACGATGCCGAACGGCTGGAGACCGGCGATGAAAGCACTGGCGGTCGAAGCGCGGTCGCGCTCGGCCTCAAGTCACAGGTAGCCGACGGCAATACTGAGAATGGCCGAAGCGACGGAAACCGTCGTTTCGGACCGATCCTCGACGTGGTTCGAGAGTACCTTCCGTCTCGCCTCGAATACGTTCTCGTACACGGCAGCCCGACGTGGCTAACGACGTCCGACCTCGGCCCGGTTATCGTCGCCCTCTGTACGGGAGTCGTGTGGGGTATCGTCGAGCTTCGGTGGTTCCTTCGGTCTCGCGGAATCCGGTTTCGCTGGCCCGTAAAGCGTCGCAAAAAGTGAGATAGCCGTGCAGTCGTGAGCCACGTCCACGCGAACGCGCTTTTTCCACAGCAGTCGTATTTCGTCTCTATACGACGTCCGTCACAGCCGCTCCGTGCTCACGTCGACTCCCGGCGGCGTCACCAGCAGAAAGCCGCGGAAGTGGACCAGGTTGCCGCCCGATTCCTTGATTTCGCGCGCGAATCCGGCGGCCAGTTCGTTGACGTCGCCGTCGACGTTGAGAACGAGGACGTTCCCGTTCGATATCGTCTCGATCCATTCGTCGGCCGGTGTCGTCCCGTCGAGGACGCCGAGGACGA
This window harbors:
- a CDS encoding VOC family protein; this encodes MLSDLSWLALEAKYLEPARTFYEEELGLTVGERGDDELVCAAGETDLVLRRPQTLPRGGIHTHFAFAIPETEYDEWWDRLAETYDLEEAQFGPARSLYLYDPDGNCVEIGQQDVAGPGIDGVFEVVLEVEDLDRATEFYEYLGFEIVDEGDDRKRVRLHGPMALELWEPHLGIADARGGVHVDLGFETDDPVAALEAVGDRVQSVERETTDEVVVRDPDGHFLTFIS
- a CDS encoding DUF5779 family protein; this encodes MSDFDLDLRAVEEHMDEELDLEGSIVLGVLDGTTPADEWIETISNGNVLVLNVDGDVNELAAGFAREIKESGGNLVHFRGFLLVTPPGVDVSTERL
- a CDS encoding arylsulfotransferase family protein, whose translation is MRRRAGGLTTTLGTQRQIRVLFLGVLVLSGAAIAYGATVETRTGPGEVVRSAPAAQNHTVITQSGRVGNVLAYAPNGSLVYANDSHTKYYDVDPVANESMTVEYVATDTLYQKSPRCQDPPCARNVIERLNLSTGETTEVYAQYVYRETAGEWHDADRIDDRHVVVADIAADQVFMVDTATEMIEWTWDAQSTFPVDGGGSYPGNWVHLNDVEVLEDGRVMASLRNQDQVVFIDPETGIAEDRTLGGDGNHTILDEQHNPDYIPASRGGPAVVVADSENDRVQEFQREDGRWNRTWVWSDDRMQWPRDADRLPSGNTLVTDTDGERVLEVNRSGDVVWQVELPHPYDAERLETGDESTGGRSAVALGLKSQVADGNTENGRSDGNRRFGPILDVVREYLPSRLEYVLVHGSPTWLTTSDLGPVIVALCTGVVWGIVELRWFLRSRGIRFRWPVKRRKK
- a CDS encoding ribbon-helix-helix domain-containing protein, which encodes MTEYTTVSIPKDLADRVEETIEGTSFQSTSDLVRFLLRSIVIQHQKEGQLTEAEFEEITEQLRGLGYLE